In Elaeis guineensis isolate ETL-2024a chromosome 1, EG11, whole genome shotgun sequence, a genomic segment contains:
- the LOC105031980 gene encoding probable GDP-L-fucose synthase 1, with protein MAVCVPEEMAETAVSVPNGMSETNGMSDTDGTSDAEPIIETTTVGSFLSDKTAKVFIAGHRGLVGSAIHRKLVSLGFTNLLLRTHAELDLTRQSAVESFFAAEKPRYVILAAAKVGGIHANSTFPADFIFVNLQIQTNVVDAALRCGSVRKLLFVAPSCIYPKLAPQPIPESALLSGPLEPTNEWYAVAKIAGIKMGQAYRLQHGLDAISAMSTSLYGPFDNFRPENSHVLPALMRRFHEAKISGAKEVVVWGTGSPLREFLHVDDLADAVVFLMDRYSDLEHVNVGSGKEVSIKELAEMVKEVVGFQGELVWDATKPDGTPRKLMDSSRLAGMGWEAKISLKDGIVDAYKWYVENVAKQQQ; from the exons atggcggtttgcgttcccgagGAGATGGCAGAAACGGCAGTTTCTGTTCCCAATGGGATGTCTGAAACTAATGGAATGTCTGACACCGATGGGACGTCTGATGCCGAACCGATCATTG AGACAACCACCGTGGGCTCCTTCCTCTCGGACAAGACCGCCAAGGTGTTCATCGCCGGCCACCGCGGGCTCGTCGGCTCCGCCATCCACCGGAAGCTGGTCTCTCTGGGCTTCACCAATCTCCTCCTTCGCACCCACGCGGAGCTGGACCTCACCCGCCAGTCCGCCGTCGAGTCTTTCTTCGCCGCCGAGAAGCCCCGCTACGTGATCCTCGCTGCGGCCAAGGTCGGGGGCATCCACGCCAACTCCACCTTCCCCGCCGACTTCATCTTCGTCAACCTCCAGATCCAGACCAACGTCGTGGACGCCGCCCTCCGGTGCGGCTCCGTCCGCAAGCTCCTCTTCGTGGCCCCCTCCTGCATCTACCCCAAGCTCGCCCCCCAGCCCATCCCCGAGTCCGCCCTCCTCTCCGGCCCCCTCGAGCCCACCAATGAGTGGTACGCAGTCGCCAAGATCGCCGGCATCAAGATGGGCCAGGCCTACCGCCTCCAGCACGGCCTGGACGCCATCTCTGCCATGTCCACCAGCCTCTACGGCCCCTTCGACAACTTCCGCCCAGAGAACTCCCATGTCCTCCCCGCCCTCATGCGCCGCTTCCACGAGGCCAAGATCTCCGGCGCCAAGGAGGTCGTCGTCTGGGGCACTGGATCCCCTCTCAGGGAGTTCCTCCACGTCGACGATCTTGCTGATGCTGTCGTCTTCTTGATGGACCGCTACTCGGACCTGGAACACGTGAATGTCGGCAGTGGGAAGGAGGTGAGCATCAAAGAGCTGGCGGAGATGGTGAAGGAGGTGGTCGGGTTCCAAGGGGAGCTGGTCTGGGATGCCACCAAGCCGGACGGAACCCCCAGGAAGCTCATGGACAGCTCGAGGCTGGCAGGGATGGGGTGGGAGGCGAAGATCTCGCTCAAGGATGGGATAGTTGATGCCTACAAGTGGTATGTAGAGAACGTAGCAAAGCAGCAGCAGTGA